ACCCAGGCCACCGTGGTGGCCATGGGCACGCCGCTGCGCCCGCGCCTGCAGCAGGCGGGGTACAAGGACAGCTTCAACCTGGCGCTGATCGTCAACGCCAGCGACGTGGCGCTACTGATCCCGCCGAGCATCGGCATGATCATCTACGGCGTGGTGGCCCAGACCTCGCCGGCGCAGCTGTTCATCGCCGGTATCGGCCCTGGGCTGCTGATCCTGTTGCTGATCAGCCTGTGGTGCTACATCTACACTCGCTGGCAGGGGATCGGGGGCGCCGAACGGGCCGGCTGGGGAGCGCGCGGCCGCGCCCTGCTGCGCGCGCTGCCGGCGCTGGGCTTCCCGGTGATCATCGTCGGCGGCATCTACAGCGGCGTCTTTACGCCCACCGAGGCGGCGGCCATCTCGGTGCTCTACGCCGCCATCCTCGAGTTCGGGGTCTACCGCAGCCTGGGCGGGCGGGATCTACTGGAAGTGGCCCGCTCCACGGGGCTGATCACGGCAGTGGTCTTCATCCTGGTCGGCGCCGGGCAGGCCTTCGCCTACAGCATTTCGTTCGCGCAGATCCCCCAAGAACTCGTGGGACCGCTGATCGATGCCGTGGCCCACGACCCGACCCTTGCGCTGCTAGCCATTGCGCTGATCTATTTCATCGGCTGCATGTTCGTCGACCCGATCGTGGTGATCCTAGTCTTCACACCGATCCTGGCACCGCTGGTCGAAGCCGCTCAGCTCGACCCGGTCCTGGTGGGTACGCTGGTGGTCCTGCAGGCAGCCATCGGTTCGGCAACCCCGCCCTTCGGGGTCGACCTGTTCACCGCCATCGCCGTCTTCCGACGGCCGTACCTGGAGGTGATCCGCGGCACGCCGCCGTTCATCGCCATCATGATCCTGGCCACGCTGCTGGTGATCTTCTTCCCTGAGATCGCCCTGTTCCTGCGCGACCTCGCTTTCGATTAAGGCGTCGCAAGGGCTTCAGCGCAGCCGGAAGTCGATGGTCACATTCAGCTCCAGGCGCTCGAAGGACTCGTCTTCGGGGATCTCGGGCATCCGCACCGACTGGATCATGCGCTCGACCTCTTCATCGAAGAGTTCGTGCTCTGACGGCTCGGCGATCTCCCACTCGAGGACGTTGCCGTCGGCATCGAGAACGAAGGTCAACCCCACCGTGCCTTCCAGGCGCCGGCGCTCGGCCGAACGGGGATAGCGCTGCTCCGACTGCAGGGCGCGGTGGACATCGGCCAGGAAAGAGTCCGAAACGTCCGATTCGGTGCCGACCTCCGCCTCCTGCGGCGGCCCCTCGTCGGGGTCATCGTCCTCTTCCTCCACCTCGTCCTCTTCCGGCTTGGGCTCCGGTTCGGGGTCCGGTTCGGGTTCGGGTTCGGGTTCCGGCTCGGGTTCCGGTTCCGGCTCGGGCTCCGGCTCGGGTTCCGGTTCCGGTTCCGGTTCCGGCTCCGGCTCGGGTTCCGGCTCGGGCTCCGGCTCCTCAGGCTCCGGTTCGTCCTCTTCCGGCTCTTCGACCACCTCCTCCTCCGGCTGCGGCGGGGCGGCGGAGAGCTGCACCTCCACCCCTTCCGGGGCATGGCGCTCCTCGATCTGCTCTTCGGCGTCCCGGGGCACCCAGGCCAGGATGGCGGCGTGCGCGCCGAAGGCCACAGTGCCCGCAACCACCCAGTGGATCCAGCGCGGCTCCATCTCAGTGCTCCCGCCGGGTCATCAGCTGCATCCGCTCGGCCCCGACCTCGCGCAGGTCGTCCATGACGTCGAGAAGCCGTGCCGAATCGGCATCGGCGTCGGCCTTGACCTCCACCGGGCGCTCGGGCGCCTCTGCCAGCGCAACCTTCAGCCGCTCGCGGAGCTGCTCGCGATCATCGACGACGTCCTGATCCACGGCCATCTGCCCCTCGGCGTCAATCAACACCCGCAGGGGATCTCCCGCCAGCTCCGCCCCCCGCTCGCTCTCCGCCGGATCCACGGAAAGCGGCGAGTGCGGCTCAAGCGTTCCGGCCACCATGAAGAAGATCAACAACAGGAAGACGATGTTGATCATCGGGATGACGTTCTCTTCCGGCTCTCGGCGCGGCGGCTCGGGCAGCTTCATTCCGGTGCCTCCTCACGCAGTACGCCGACATCCTCCAGCCCGGCGGCCGCAGCACTGTCCAGGGCAAGGATCACGGCCCGCACCGGTGCCCCTGCGGCCGGAATGACCAAAAGCCGGCGTTCGGCGTCATCCCTACCGACCTCCTCAAGGCGGCTGCGCAGGGCATCCGGGCCCACCGACTCGTCCCCCAGGCGGTATCCGTCGTTGGTGACGTAGAGCCGCAGCGGCTCCTCGTCCTGCGCTTCCTCGGCGGCCCCGTCGGCCGGCGCATCGACCCCGAAGGCCTGCCACTCGACGAAGGTCGAGGCGAGCATGAAGAAGATCAGCAGGATAAAGACGACGTCGATCAGCGGCGTCAGGCTCACCAGCCGCCGGCGGCGCGGCGCCTCCTCAATCCGCATGGCGCAGCGGCGGCGGCGCCGTGGTAAAGACCTGGGTGACCGAATCCTCGACACGGTGACGGAAGCGCTCGACGATGCGCTCGAGCCAGGTGAGCGCGGCCACCGCGGGGATCGCCAGCGCCAGCCCGGCTGCCGTGGTCAGCAGGGCCTCCCAGATGCCGCCGGAAAGCATGGAGGGATCCACCTGACTACCGGCTGCCTCCAGTTGGCGGAACGCCTCGATCATGCCGAGCACGGTGCCGAGCAGCCCCAGCAGCGGGCTGAGCACCCCGATGGCCTCCAACCCGCGCAGGTAGGCGCGCAGCTGTTCCAGCCGACCGCTGGCCAGCCGTGTCACCTCTTCGCGGATCCGTTCCTGGTCATCGGGCGACTCCAGCCGTCCGCGCATGGCCACGGCCAACGGCTCGGCACCCAGGTGCTTGCTCGCCTCCAGCCGCTGCAGGGCCTCCTGGGTCTGTCCGGCCCGCCAGGCGGCCAGTGCCTCGTTGAGCGTGCGCCGGTCGTAGAGCCGCGCCGCCGTGAACTGCCAGAGCTTGATCAGGATCAGGGCCAGGGTGAACACCGACAGGATGGCCAACAGGGTCAGCACGGGCCCGCCGTCGTCGAGGAGGGCCATCAGCCGCTCGATCAGGCTCCCGTCGGCGAAGGGGCCGGCCGTGTCGCTCTCACTCATGGGGCATTACTCGTGGGGGTTGTCGATAACCGGGATAGGTTAATGCTATTGCGAATCGTTTTCAATGTCGCGGCGGGGCGGCCGGGCCGCCTTGCCGGGACGCCCCCTACTCGCCGTCGGCGGCGTAGGCGAGCAGCTCCCAGCTCAGCTCACCGGCGTCGCTGAGTTCGTAGGCGAGCAGCGCCGAGCCGCCGCCGGTCTCGGTCTCGACGGTGGCGAAGACCCAGTGGTCCGAGAGCACGGCGCTGCGCTCCGTATCGATCACCAGTGGTCCCTTCAGGCGCGCGGCCTGATCGGCCAACCACTCGTCCCGCTCCTGCAGATCCTCAAGCAGGTACTGCTCCGGCGGGGCTTCGATGCCGGCCACCTCGAAGCGACGTACCGCCTCGGTGCTCAGGCCGAACCGGGTCAGCAGCCCCTCGCGGTCCTCGTGGGCGGCCAACTCGGCCTCCAGCTCGTCGGCCCGCTCCTGGGCATCGAAGGCCACGAAGCTCAGCCAGCCGGTGATCGCCAGCAGCATCACCACCGCGGCGCGCCAGACCAGGCGCTCGCGAATCTGCTGCGGATCCCTGGGGTTGTTCGCCGAGCTGCGCTTGTCGTTCACGTCTCACCCTCCAGCAGTCGAAGCAGGTCCTTCTGGGTGGCCACTTGGCGTACCCCCCGGGAAAGCACCCGGTTGACCAGCTCCTCATTCTTCGCCTCACCCGGCCCGAACAGCGCCCGGGTCTCGGTGCTCACCCGGGCCTCTGAACTGTAGCGTTCGCCGTCGACCATGCCGCTGACCATCCACGCGCTCTTCAGGCTGGCCCGGCGGTTGAGGAAGCCACCCGAGCGCTCGTAATCGAAGGTGTAGATCTCCACCTCCAGGCGCCGCTCGGCCTCGCCGTCCCACTCGGTTACCGCAATGCCCTGCCGCTCGAAGGCCGTGGCCAGGCCGTCGCGGACGGCTTCGGCCAGCGCGGGCTCGCCGGCCAGCGTCACGCCGCCGGCCTCGTCCCGGTAACCAAAGATCTCGCGGGGCCGCCGGTCGATCACGCGCAGCGCCAGCCCGGCCGGCTCGGCCCGCTCGCGTTCCTCGATCTGCTCCGTCTCCGGAGCCAGCTTCACGGTCTGCGCGCCGGGGGCGCACCCGCTCAGGGCCAGGGCCGCGGCGCACCCCAGCATCAGCATGACTGCCACTGCTCTCATCGCTCTCGCCTCGCTCGCTGCCGCCGGCGGACGCCGGTGCGGCGTCATCCTACCTGATTGCCGGAGCCTTTTTGGAACAGATCCTGAATGGAGGGGAGCATCCGCTCGACCATGGCCTCGCCGATGCTGATCGCCTCCTCGGCGCGGTGGAACTCGAGCAGGCCGATGTGGGCCAGGCGGGGGGCAAGCATCAGCTCGGGCGGATCGCCGGCCATACGGCTGCGGGTGATGCGGTCCTGCATGATGTTCAGCGACCCGGCGAGAACCTCGAAGACCCCCGGTGCCTCGCTGCGCTCGGCATCCCGCGCCCCGGTCCAGTCGCCCCACAGCCCCACCAGGGTCTTGGCGCGGCTGCGCACGCCGGCGGGCAATTGCTGCAGCCAGCGTTCCGGATCCACACCCGCACCGGCGTGGTGGGCGCTCTCGCGCAGGTGCCGTCCGACCAGATCGCCGTTGAGGTTGACGGCGATGACCACATCGGCGTCGAGGGCCCGACAGACGCTGACCGGGACGGGGTTGACCAGCCCGCCGTCAACGAGCCAGTCGCCGCCTCGACGCACCGGGCTGAACACCCCCGGCAACGCACTCGAGGCGCGCACGGCGTCGGCCAGATCCCCCTCGCGCAGCCAAACCTCGGTACCGCGGCCGAGGGTCGTGGCCACAGCAGCATAGGGCATAGCCAGCCCCTCGATGGCCGCGCCCGAGAGGTGTTCCTGGTAAAAATCGTAGAGCCGGCGCCCCTCGATCAGTCCGCCGGTGGTACGCAGGGTCGGGTCGAGCATGCCCAGCACATCGCGCCGGGTCAGCTTGCGCACCCACGGCTCGAGCTCGTCGAGCTTGCCGGCGGCGTAGAAGGCCCCGACCAGCGCCCCGATGGATGTACCAACCACCACCTGCGGGCGCACGCCGGCCCTTTCCAGGGCGCGGATGATGCCGATGTGCGCCCAGCCCCGCGCCGAGCCACTGCCCAGCGCCAGGGCCACCCGCGGAGTCTCCCGGTTCTGGTTCACCATGCCTGTCTCTGCTGATGTTCCCTCTCCAGTTCACGCAGCATGGCGGGACTTGGCGGCGCATTCCAGAGCTGCAGGGGCGGAAAGCACAACCCGGGCCAACCGGCCACCGCTCGGCGGGGCGTGCTGCCGCCACGCAGCCGGCGGGCCGCCCGCAGCCACACCCCCGGCGAACTCCTCAGCCGCACTTCGACTCCCCGCAGTTGAGGCAGGTCAGACACCCTTCCATCTGCACCATCGCCTTGGTATGACACTTTTCGCACAGCTGCGCCCCCTCCGGGAAGGCACCGGACTCGCCATCACCGTTGTTCGCGGCCGGACCGCCGCCCTCAACCTCAGCCCGTTTCTGCTCGATGAAGCGCCGCTGGTGCTCGTCGAGACCCTCCGGCTCCATCATGCCGATCTCACGCAGGTGGGTCTCGATGACGTCGCCGATCTCGGCCACCAGCGAGGGCATGAACCGCCCGCCACGCTTGAAGTATCCGCCCCGCGGGTCGAAGACCGAGCGCAGCTCTTCGGCGAGGAAGGTGCAATCGCCGCCCTTGCGGAAGACCGCCGAGATGATCCGCGTCAGGGCTACGATCCACTGGAAGTGGTCCATGTTCTTCGAGTTGATGAAGATCTCGAAGGGGCGGCGGATCTCGTGCTCGGTCCCCGGATTAAGGATGACGTCGTTGATGGTGACGTACAGGGCGTGCTCCGAGAGCGGCGTCTTGATCTTGTAGGTCGAGCCGTGGAGCGCTTCAGGGCGCTCGATGTGCTCGTGCATGTGCTGGATATCGGCCTCCGGCTGCCCACCGGCGGCCTCCTGACCCTGCTCCGGCGCATCCGGCTCGTTGCGGACCACCTCGTAGTCGACGATGCTCGTCTCGATTTTCTTGGCCATTGCGTTGCTCCCCCCGCTTCGGGGCTGCGGTTCGGTTTCCGGGCTTAGGCAGTCTGCGGGTACCCGGCGTTGCGCACCGGACGGAGACAACCCCGTCCGGGCGTAGCGCGCCAGGGTACGGCGACTCAGAACTTGCCGTAGTACCCCTCCTTCAGCGCCTCGTAGAGGTTGGCGGCACTGTGGGTTTCGCCGTCGTACTCGATCTCCTCGTCACCCTGCGCCTCGATCACGGTGCCGTCCTCCAGATGGAAGCGATAGGTGGTCTCGGAGAGGTCCTTCTCCTTGACCAGCACGCCCTGAAAGACTTCCGGGTTGAAGCGGAAGGTCGTGCACCCCTTCAGTCCCTGCTGGTAGGCGTAGCGGTAGATGTCCTTGAAATCCTCGTAGGGGTAGTCCGTGGGCACGTTGGCCGTCTTGGAGATGGACGAATCCACCCAGCGCTGCGCGGCCGCCTGGATGTCCACGTGCTGCTTCGGCGTCACCTGGTCGGCGCTGATGAAGTAATCCGGCAGCTTGCCCGCTCCCTCTTCACCGCCCTCGGGTAGCGCGTCGCCGTCGACGAAGTGGCGGTAGGCAAGCAGTTCAAAGGAGAAGACGTCTACCGGCTCCTTGGTCTTGCGCCCCTCGCGGATGACGTTGCGCACGTAGTGGTGGGCGAAGGACGGCTCGATGCCGTTGCTGGCGTTGTTGGCCAACGACAGGGAGATGGTGCCCGTGGGCGCGATGGAGCTGTGGTGGGTGAAGCGCGCCCCCACTTGGGCGAGCTCATCGACCAGTTGCGGATCTTCCGCGGAAATCCGCTGCATGTAGCGCGAGTAGCGGCCCCACAGGACACGGCCCGGGACCTGCTCCCCGACTTCGTAGCCGTCCTCGCGCAGTTCGGGGCGCTTGCGCATCAGCTCCGGGGTCAGCTCGAAGAGCTCCTCCATGATCGGCGCCGGCCCCTTCTCCTGCGCCAGTTCGAGACCGGTGCGCCACCCCGTCAGCGCCATCTGCTTGGCCACTTCCTCGGTGAACGCCACCGAATCGGCGTCGCCGTATTTCATGCGCAGCATCGTCACCGTCGACCCGAGCCCCAAAAAGCCCATGCCGTGGCGGCGCTTGCGCTCGATCTCGGCACGCTGCTGCTCCAGCGGCAGGCCGTTGATCTCGACCGTGTTATCGAGCATCCGCGTGAACACCGCCACCGCCTCACGGAACTCGTCCCAGTCGAAGCGGGCCTGCGGCGTGAAGGGGTCACGCACGAACATGGTCAGGTTGATCGAGCCGAGCAGGCAGGCGCCGTAGGGCGGCAGCCCCTGCTCACCGCAGTTATGGACCATCACGCCCTGGGCGTCGAAGGCGTTCACGCCGGGCACCTGCACATCGTAGACGTCCGCCTCACCATCGGCTTCCACCGAGGCGACCTCGGCGACGAAACGCTCGCGGTTGAGCCGGCGCTGATAGCCGCCGAGGGCCGCATCCAGCCGGCAGCGTTTGTCGGTATCCGCGAAGCCCACCTCGTCGCGGAAGGTACGCAGATTCTCGCCGGTGATGATCAGCTCGTGCTGGGCCCGGATCGGATACGCCCGGCGACCGCCCTGGCCGTCAGGCAATTCCGATTCACCGGCGGCCCTCCGGCTGGCGTAGATGCGCCCGACGACACCCAGGCGCAGCAGCATCCGCTGCACCGCCTCCAGGCTCGACTGGTCGGACTGCGCGAGACGAATGGAGACGCCCTTGTGCTGCCCACCCTGCACGGATCCGTCGGCATCGAACAGGCCGCGCAGGAAACCGCGATGGAATGCGCTGGAGGTGCGCTCGATGGCCTCGGTGGGGCGCTTGTCCTCGGCAGAGAGCCCCAGCTCGGCGGCCAGCGCACTGATCGCCGCCGTCGACAGGCGGAACTCGTTGCGTCCCGCCACCTCTCGCCAGCCGTTGAAATCCGCGCGGTGCTGGTGCGCACGCACCGCCGCTTCTGCAGCGGCCATGACGCCGTCCACGCCGCTGGCCTGCGGCGCGTTGGCGACCGCTGCAGGCCGCCACGCCGACAGGATGGCCTGACCGTCGCGCTCGACCGTCCCGTCGCCGACGAGCAGTCCCATCAGATAGCCGTCATCCTCGCTATAGGGGCCCGCCCATTCGGTGCCGGCACGATGGTCGTGGAGCACGACCTGGTCCCCTGCTGCCAACTCGCCGGCCGGGCACCACGCCTCCTCTCGCTGCCAGCGCGTGAGCCGGGTGACCCGGCGAACCTGGTGATCAGCGGTCAGGCGCAGGCTCATGCCATCCCGGGTGCGCAGGCGAACCACCGGCTTGCGGCCGGTGTGGAAGAAGCCGTCGGCACCGGTATCGTGATCCTCGCCGTGAACACGGGCCCGGAACGGTGTCCCGATCAGATCCGCCACCTGGCGCGGCCCCTGGTCCGTCTGGACCCAGGTCTCGGCCGTAACGCACGGGTTCGTGGCCCGGATCTCCTCGCAGAACCAGTTGTTGTTCAACTCGTTGTACTGATCGATGAGGATAAACCCGGGCTCCGCGTAGTCGTACGTGGAGGTCATGATCAGGTTCCACAAATGGCGCGCCTTGACCCGCCGGTAGATTCGGCAGGCCACGCGGCCCTCCCCATCGGTGACGTACCCCGCACGGGTGGGCCACTCGCGCCAGAGGACCTGCTCCGGATCCTGAAGATCGATCGCCTCGGCAGCGACCTCGTCCTCGGTCAGCGGGAAGGCCAGCGGCCACTCCGCATCGGCCTCCATGGCCTGCATGAAGGCGTCGGTGATCAGCAGCGACAGATTGAACTGGCGCAGGCGACCGTCCTCGCGCTTGGCGCGGATGAAGTCGGTCACGTCCGGATGGCCCACGTCGAAGGTGGCCATCTGCGCACCGCGCCGCCCGCCAGCGGAGGAGACGGTGAAGCACATCTTGTCGTAGATGTCCATGAACGACAGGGGCCCGGAGGTGTAGGCGCCGGCGCCGGAGACGTAGGCGCCGCGCGGGCGCAGGGTGCTGAACTCGTAGCCGATGCCGGCACCGCTTTTGAGGGTCAGCCCCGCCTCGTGGACCCGCTTGAGGATGCCGTCCATGGAGTCGTGGATGGTGCCGGAGACGGTGCAGTTGATCGTGGACGTGGCCGGCTTGTGGTCCCAAGCCCCGGCGTTGGAGATGATCCGGCCCGCCGGTACCGCGCCGTGGCGCAGCGCCCAGAGAAAGCGCTCATACCAATGCTCCTGCTTGGCCTCGGTCTCCTCCACCTCGGCCAGCGCCCGGGCGACGCGCTGATAGGTCTCGTCGATGCTGCCGTCGACCGGCTCCTCGGCCTTGGTCTTGAGCCGGTACTTCTTATCCCAAATGTCGAGGGAGGCGCTCTGGATCGGCACATCGCCGGCCGACTGGCGCATCGCCTGGACCTTGCTCTCGGCGCGCTTGGTCATGGATCGTCCCCCTTGCCTGAACCGCTCGATCTGAACCGCGAGCAAAAAAACCCCTGTGGGCCGGCGCGACGGGCGCTGGCCCCGATCTGGCGACGCTCGCGGGAAACACCATATGTAGTAGTTACCGGGAGAGGTTACCCCAACCAGTAGTG
The sequence above is a segment of the Halorhodospira halophila genome. Coding sequences within it:
- a CDS encoding TRAP transporter large permease; protein product: MTALVITAMLLLLLLGFPLMVPLLAGALLIILIELPFIGADALIRQMITGIQPVVLSAVPLFILAADIMTRGRTANTLLDLVATTIGHIRGGLPITTALSCALFGAVSGSTQATVVAMGTPLRPRLQQAGYKDSFNLALIVNASDVALLIPPSIGMIIYGVVAQTSPAQLFIAGIGPGLLILLLISLWCYIYTRWQGIGGAERAGWGARGRALLRALPALGFPVIIVGGIYSGVFTPTEAAAISVLYAAILEFGVYRSLGGRDLLEVARSTGLITAVVFILVGAGQAFAYSISFAQIPQELVGPLIDAVAHDPTLALLAIALIYFIGCMFVDPIVVILVFTPILAPLVEAAQLDPVLVGTLVVLQAAIGSATPPFGVDLFTAIAVFRRPYLEVIRGTPPFIAIMILATLLVIFFPEIALFLRDLAFD
- a CDS encoding energy transducer TonB, giving the protein MEPRWIHWVVAGTVAFGAHAAILAWVPRDAEEQIEERHAPEGVEVQLSAAPPQPEEEVVEEPEEDEPEPEEPEPEPEPEPEPEPEPEPEPEPEPEPEPEPEPEPEPEPEPDPEPEPKPEEDEVEEEDDDPDEGPPQEAEVGTESDVSDSFLADVHRALQSEQRYPRSAERRRLEGTVGLTFVLDADGNVLEWEIAEPSEHELFDEEVERMIQSVRMPEIPEDESFERLELNVTIDFRLR
- a CDS encoding ExbD/TolR family protein, with product MKLPEPPRREPEENVIPMINIVFLLLIFFMVAGTLEPHSPLSVDPAESERGAELAGDPLRVLIDAEGQMAVDQDVVDDREQLRERLKVALAEAPERPVEVKADADADSARLLDVMDDLREVGAERMQLMTRREH
- a CDS encoding ExbD/TolR family protein, whose protein sequence is MRIEEAPRRRRLVSLTPLIDVVFILLIFFMLASTFVEWQAFGVDAPADGAAEEAQDEEPLRLYVTNDGYRLGDESVGPDALRSRLEEVGRDDAERRLLVIPAAGAPVRAVILALDSAAAAGLEDVGVLREEAPE
- a CDS encoding MotA/TolQ/ExbB proton channel family protein; translation: MSESDTAGPFADGSLIERLMALLDDGGPVLTLLAILSVFTLALILIKLWQFTAARLYDRRTLNEALAAWRAGQTQEALQRLEASKHLGAEPLAVAMRGRLESPDDQERIREEVTRLASGRLEQLRAYLRGLEAIGVLSPLLGLLGTVLGMIEAFRQLEAAGSQVDPSMLSGGIWEALLTTAAGLALAIPAVAALTWLERIVERFRHRVEDSVTQVFTTAPPPLRHAD
- a CDS encoding YajG family lipoprotein; translated protein: MRAVAVMLMLGCAAALALSGCAPGAQTVKLAPETEQIEERERAEPAGLALRVIDRRPREIFGYRDEAGGVTLAGEPALAEAVRDGLATAFERQGIAVTEWDGEAERRLEVEIYTFDYERSGGFLNRRASLKSAWMVSGMVDGERYSSEARVSTETRALFGPGEAKNEELVNRVLSRGVRQVATQKDLLRLLEGET
- a CDS encoding patatin-like phospholipase family protein, with amino-acid sequence MVNQNRETPRVALALGSGSARGWAHIGIIRALERAGVRPQVVVGTSIGALVGAFYAAGKLDELEPWVRKLTRRDVLGMLDPTLRTTGGLIEGRRLYDFYQEHLSGAAIEGLAMPYAAVATTLGRGTEVWLREGDLADAVRASSALPGVFSPVRRGGDWLVDGGLVNPVPVSVCRALDADVVIAVNLNGDLVGRHLRESAHHAGAGVDPERWLQQLPAGVRSRAKTLVGLWGDWTGARDAERSEAPGVFEVLAGSLNIMQDRITRSRMAGDPPELMLAPRLAHIGLLEFHRAEEAISIGEAMVERMLPSIQDLFQKGSGNQVG
- a CDS encoding NrdJb: MAKKIETSIVDYEVVRNEPDAPEQGQEAAGGQPEADIQHMHEHIERPEALHGSTYKIKTPLSEHALYVTINDVILNPGTEHEIRRPFEIFINSKNMDHFQWIVALTRIISAVFRKGGDCTFLAEELRSVFDPRGGYFKRGGRFMPSLVAEIGDVIETHLREIGMMEPEGLDEHQRRFIEQKRAEVEGGGPAANNGDGESGAFPEGAQLCEKCHTKAMVQMEGCLTCLNCGESKCG
- a CDS encoding LAGLIDADG family homing endonuclease, producing MTKRAESKVQAMRQSAGDVPIQSASLDIWDKKYRLKTKAEEPVDGSIDETYQRVARALAEVEETEAKQEHWYERFLWALRHGAVPAGRIISNAGAWDHKPATSTINCTVSGTIHDSMDGILKRVHEAGLTLKSGAGIGYEFSTLRPRGAYVSGAGAYTSGPLSFMDIYDKMCFTVSSAGGRRGAQMATFDVGHPDVTDFIRAKREDGRLRQFNLSLLITDAFMQAMEADAEWPLAFPLTEDEVAAEAIDLQDPEQVLWREWPTRAGYVTDGEGRVACRIYRRVKARHLWNLIMTSTYDYAEPGFILIDQYNELNNNWFCEEIRATNPCVTAETWVQTDQGPRQVADLIGTPFRARVHGEDHDTGADGFFHTGRKPVVRLRTRDGMSLRLTADHQVRRVTRLTRWQREEAWCPAGELAAGDQVVLHDHRAGTEWAGPYSEDDGYLMGLLVGDGTVERDGQAILSAWRPAAVANAPQASGVDGVMAAAEAAVRAHQHRADFNGWREVAGRNEFRLSTAAISALAAELGLSAEDKRPTEAIERTSSAFHRGFLRGLFDADGSVQGGQHKGVSIRLAQSDQSSLEAVQRMLLRLGVVGRIYASRRAAGESELPDGQGGRRAYPIRAQHELIITGENLRTFRDEVGFADTDKRCRLDAALGGYQRRLNRERFVAEVASVEADGEADVYDVQVPGVNAFDAQGVMVHNCGEQGLPPYGACLLGSINLTMFVRDPFTPQARFDWDEFREAVAVFTRMLDNTVEINGLPLEQQRAEIERKRRHGMGFLGLGSTVTMLRMKYGDADSVAFTEEVAKQMALTGWRTGLELAQEKGPAPIMEELFELTPELMRKRPELREDGYEVGEQVPGRVLWGRYSRYMQRISAEDPQLVDELAQVGARFTHHSSIAPTGTISLSLANNASNGIEPSFAHHYVRNVIREGRKTKEPVDVFSFELLAYRHFVDGDALPEGGEEGAGKLPDYFISADQVTPKQHVDIQAAAQRWVDSSISKTANVPTDYPYEDFKDIYRYAYQQGLKGCTTFRFNPEVFQGVLVKEKDLSETTYRFHLEDGTVIEAQGDEEIEYDGETHSAANLYEALKEGYYGKF